From Microcaecilia unicolor chromosome 11, aMicUni1.1, whole genome shotgun sequence, the proteins below share one genomic window:
- the LOC115481143 gene encoding histone H1-like has translation MAEMAPAAAAPGAAKKKVKKLARAAKARKSSGPSVSELIVKAVSASKERSGMSLAALKKAVAASGYDVEKNNSRLKLAVKSLVSKGNLLQTKGSGASGSFKLNKKQPESKKKSAPKSKKPAVKKPKKAASAGLKKSPKRAKKPSAAATKKVAKSPKKPKAVKPKKVAKSPAKTKAVKPKVKKSPAKGAKPKAKKATKGALKKK, from the coding sequence ATGGCAGAAATGGCTCCAGCGGCTGCAGCTCCAGGCGCGGCCAAGAAAAAGGTGAAGAAGCTGGCTCGAGCGGCAAAAGCTCGCAAGTCATCGGGCCCCAGCGTCTCCGAGCTGATCGTGAAGGCCGTGTCAGCTTCAAAGGAGCGCAGCGGCATGTCCCTGgctgccctgaagaaggctgtgGCGGCATCTGGCTACGACGTGGAGAAGAACAATAGTCGCTTGAAGCTGGCGGTCAAGAGCCTGGTGAGCAAGGGTAACCTCCTGCAGACCAAGGGCAGCGGAGCTTCGGGCTCCTTCAAACTGAACAAGAAGCAGCCGGAGAGCAAGAAGAAGAGCGCTCCCAAAAGCAAGAAACCGGCCGTGAAGAAGCCGAAAAAGGCGGCATCGGCGGGACTGAAAAAGAGTCCGAAGAGAGCCAAGAAACCGTCAGCAGCCGCTACCAAGAAAGTAGCCAAGAGCCCCAAAAAGCCCAAAGCGGTTAAACCCAAGAAAGTAGCTAAGAGCCCGGCTAAAACTAAAGCAGTGAAACCGAAGGTGAAGAAAAGCCCAGCAAAGGGTGCGAAACCCAAAGCCAAAAAGGCCACAAAGGGGGCACTTAAGAAAAAGTGA
- the LOC115481142 gene encoding histone H1-like: MAEETAPAAAAASPPAAGAAKKKVKKPAGARKSSGPSVSELIVKAVSASKERSGMSLAALKKALAASGYDVEKNNSRLKLAVKSLVSKGNLLQTKGSGASGSFKLNKKQPESKKSAPKSKKPAVKKPKKAASVGVKKSPKRPKKPSAAATKKVAKSPKKPKAVKPKKVAKSPAKKAKPLKAKVKKSPAKAAKAKKAAKGASKKK, from the coding sequence ATGGCAGAAGAAACCGCTCCAGCGGCAGCCGCTGCATCTCCTCCGGCTGCAGGTGCGGCCAAGAAAAAGGTGAAGAAGCCGGCGGGAGCGCGCAAGTCATCGGGCCCCAGCGTCTCCGAGCTGATCGTGAAGGCCGTGTCAGCTTCAAAGGAGCGCAGCGGCATGTCCCTGGCTGCCCTGAAGAAGGCTCTGGCGGCGTCGGGCTACGACGTGGAGAAGAACAATAGTCGCTTGAAGCTGGCGGTCAAGAGCCTGGTGAGCAAGGGTAACCTCCTGCAGACCAAGGGCAGCGGAGCTTCGGGCTCCTTCAAACTGAACAAGAAGCAGCCGGAGAGCAAGAAGAGCGCTCCCAAAAGCAAGAAACCGGCCGTGAAGAAGCCGAAAAAGGCGGCATCGGTGGGAGTAAAAAAGAGTCCGAAGAGACCCAAGAAACCGTCAGCAGCCGCTACCAAGAAAGTAGCCAAGAGTCCCAAAAAGCCCAAAGCGGTTAAACCCAAGAAAGTGGCTAAGAGCCCGGCTAAAAAAGCTAAACCCTTGAAAGCGAAGGTGAAGAAAAGCCCAGCAAAGGCTGCCAAAGCCAAAAAGGCCGCAAAGGGGGCATCTAAGAAAAAGTGA
- the LOC115481145 gene encoding histone H2A type 1-E-like has translation MSGRGKQGGKARAKAKTRSSRAGLQFPVGRVHRLLRKGNYAERVGAGAPVYLAAVLEYLTAEILELAGNAARDNKKTRIIPRHLQLAIRNDEELNKLLGRVTIAQGGVLPNIQAVLLPKKTESHKAAKSK, from the coding sequence ATGTCTGGACGTGGCAAGCAAGGGGGTAAAGCTCGGGCTAAGGCTAAGACTCGCTCGTCCCGAGCGGGGCTGCAGTTCCCCGTGGGGCGCGTGCACAGGCTGCTGCGGAAAGGTAACTACGCTGAGCGTGTGGGCGCCGGCGCCCCAGTCTATCTGGCGGCGGTGCTGGAATATCTGACCGCCGAGATCCTCGAACTGGCTGGTAACGCTGCGCGCGATAACAAGAAGACCCGCATCATCCCCAGGCACTTGCAGCTGGCCATCCGCAACGACGAAGAGCTGAACAAACTGCTGGGGAGAGTCACCATCGCGCAGGGCGGCGTGCTGCCCAACATCCAGGCGGTGCTTCTGCCTAAAAAAACCGAGAGTCACAAGGCGGCCAAGAGCAAGTAA
- the LOC115480961 gene encoding uncharacterized protein LOC115480961: MARTKQTARKSTGGKAPRKQLATKAARKSAPATGGVKKPHRYRPGTVALREIRRYQKSTELLIRKLPFQRLVREIAQDFKTDLRFQSSAVMALQEASEAYLVGLFEDTNLCAIHAKRVTIMPKDIQLARRIRGERAYSDFDVELVTMPEPAKSAPAPKKGSKKAVSKTQKKDGKKRRRSRKESYAIYVYKVLKQVHPDTGISSKAMNIMNSFVNDIFERIAGEASRLAHYNKRSTITSREIQTAVRLLLPEELVSNMARTKQTARKSTGGKAPRKQLATKAARKSAPATGGVKKPHRYRPGTVALREIRRYQKSTELLIRKLPFQRLVREIAQDFKTDLRFQSSAVMALQEASEAYLVGLFEDTNLCAIHAKRVTIMPKDIQLARRIRGERA; the protein is encoded by the exons ATGGCCCGTACTAAGCAGACTGCCCGTAAGTCGACTGGAGGAAAAGCTCCTCGTAAGCAGTTGGCGACCAAGGCCGCTCGTAAAAGCGCCCCGGCCACAGGCGGTGTGAAGAAGCCTCATCGCTATCGACCGGGTACTGTAGCGCTGCGGGAAATCCGCCGCTACCAAAAGTCTACTGAGTTACTTATTCGCAAGCTGCCCTTCCAACGCCTGGTGCGAGAGATCGCGCAAGATTTCAAGACCGACTTGCGCTTCCAGAGCTCGGCTGTCATGGCCCTGCAGGAGGCTAGCGAGGCTTACCTGGTGGGGCTCTTCGAGGATACCAATCTGTGCGCTATCCACGCCAAGAGAGTCACCATCATGCCCAAAGATATCCAGCTGGCCCGTCGTATTCGTGGCGAGAGGGCTT ACAGCGATTTTGACGTCGAGCTTGTGACCATGCCGGAACCAGCCAAATCTGCTCCCGCGCCCAAAAAGGGATCGAAAAAAGCCGTGAGCAAGACCCAGAAAAAGGACGGCAAAAAGCGCAGGAGAAGCAGGAAAGAAAGCTACGCTATCTACGTGTATAAAGTGCTGAAGCAGGTTCATCCCGACACCGGCATTTCCTCCAAAGCCATGAACATCATGaattcctttgtgaatgacatcTTTGAGCGCATCGCTGGAGAAGCTTCCCGCCTGGCTCATTATAATAAGCGCTCTACCATCACTTCCAGGGAAATTCAAACTGCAGTGCGTCTGCTGCTACCCG AAGAGCTTGTGTCCAACATGGCCCGTACTAAGCAGACTGCCCGTAAGTCTACTGGAGGAAAAGCTCCTCGTAAGCAGTTGGCAACCAAGGCTGCTCGCAAAAGCGCCCCAGCCACAGGCGGTGTGAAGAAGCCTCATCGCTATCGACCGGGTACTGTAGCGCTGCGGGAAATCCGCCGCTACCAAaagtctactgagttgcttattCGCAAGCTGCCCTTCCAACGCCTGGTGCGAGAGATCGCGCAAGATTTCAAGACCGACTTGCGCTTCCAGAGCTCGGCTGTCATGGCCCTGCAGGAGGCTAGCGAGGCTTACCTGGTGGGGCTTTTCGAGGATACCAATCTGTGCGCTATCCACGCCAAGAGAGTCACCATCATGCCCAAAGATATCCAGCTGGCCCGTCGTATTCGTGGTGAGAGGGCTTAA
- the LOC115481146 gene encoding histone H2B type 2-E — MPEPAKSAPAPKKGSKKAVSKTQKKDGKKRKRSRKESYAIYVYKVLKQVHPDTGISSKAMNIMNSFVNDIFERIAGEASRLAHYNKRSTITSREIQTAVRLLLPGELAKHAVSEGTKAVTKYTSSK, encoded by the coding sequence ATGCCCGAACCAGCCAAATCTGCTCCCGCACCCAAAAAGGGATCGAAGAAAGCCGTGAGCAAGACCCAGAAAAAGGACGGCAAAAAGCGCAAGAGAAGCAGGAAAGAAAGCTACGCTATCTATGTGTATAAAGTGCTGAAGCAGGTTCATCCCGACACCGGCATTTCCTCTAAAGCCATGAACATCATGaattcctttgtgaatgacatcTTTGAGCGCATCGCTGGAGAAGCCTCCCGCCTGGCTCACTATAACAAGCGCTCTACCATCACTTCCAGGGAAATTCAAACTGCAGTGCGTCTGCTGCTACCCGGTGAGCTGGCCAAGCACGCCGTGTCCGAGGGCACCAAAGCTGTCACCAAGTACACCAGCTCCAAGTAA
- the LOC115481148 gene encoding histone H4 encodes MSGRGKGGKGLGKGGAKRHRKVLRDNIQGITKPAIRRLARRGGVKRISGLIYEETRGVLKVFLENVIRDAVTYTEHAKRKTVTAMDVVYALKRQGRTLYGFGG; translated from the coding sequence ATGTCTGGTCGTGGTAAAGGTGGGAAGGGTTTAGGAAAAGGGGGCGCTAAGCGGCATAGGAAGGTGTTACGCGATAACATCCAGGGAATCACAAAGCCCGCTATCCGGCGCTTGGCTCGCCGAGGCGGAGTCAAGCGTATCTCCGGTCTCATCTACGAAGAGACTCGTGGGGTGCTGAAGGTTTTCTTGGAGAATGTTATCAGAGACGCCGTCACCTATACTGAGCACGCCAAGAGAAAGACAGTAACAGCTATGGATGTGGTGTATGCCCTGAAGCGCCAGGGCCGTACCCTGTATGGTTTCGGAGGCTAA
- the LOC115481147 gene encoding histone H2B 1.1, with product MPEPAKSAPAPKKGSKKAVSKTQKKDGKKRRRSRKESYAIYVYKVLKQVHPDTGISSKAMNIMNSFVNDIFERIAGEASRLAHYNKRSTITSREIQTAVRLLLPGELAKHAVSEGTKAVTKYTSSK from the coding sequence ATGCCGGAACCAGCCAAATCTGCTCCCGCGCCCAAAAAGGGATCGAAAAAAGCCGTGAGCAAGACCCAGAAAAAGGACGGCAAAAAGCGCAGGAGAAGCAGGAAAGAAAGCTACGCTATCTACGTGTATAAAGTGCTGAAGCAGGTTCATCCCGACACCGGCATTTCCTCCAAAGCCATGAACATCATGaattcctttgtgaatgacatcTTTGAGCGCATCGCTGGAGAAGCTTCCCGCCTGGCTCATTATAATAAGCGCTCTACCATCACTTCCAGGGAAATTCAAACTGCAGTGCGTCTGCTGCTACCCGGTGAGCTGGCCAAGCACGCCGTGTCCGAGGGCACTAAGGCTGTTACCAAGTACACCAGCTCCAAGTAA